A region of Takifugu flavidus isolate HTHZ2018 chromosome 2, ASM371156v2, whole genome shotgun sequence DNA encodes the following proteins:
- the bdnf gene encoding brain-derived neurotrophic factor isoform X2 → MCNLSLFGAPGNQREPTAVCNFHQVRRVMTILFLTMVISYFSCMRAAPLRDTPGMRGHRTEGYLGAAATAARGHGTPQSGGGPGQHGDLPSLTDTFEQVIEELLEVEGEAAQLGQAAEKSQGGGGGGGPSSMATADTKDVDLYSSRVMLSNQVPLEPPLLFLLEEYKNYLDAANMSMRVRRHSDPSRRGELSVCDSISQWVTAVDKKTAIDMSGQTVTVMEKVPVNNGQLKQYFYETKCNPMGYTKDGCRGIDKRHYNSQCRTTQSYVRALTMDSKKKIGWRFIRIDTSCVCTLTIKRGR, encoded by the coding sequence TTCCACCAGGTTAGAAGAGTGATGACCATCCTGTTCCTTACTATGGTTATTTCATACTTCAGTTGCATGAGAGCTGCGCCCCTGAGAGACACCCCGGGCATGCGGGGCCATCGGACGGAAGGCTACCTGGGCGCCGCTGCCACGGCAGCGCGGGGCCACGGGACTCCACAGAGCGGTGGCGGGCCGGGCCAGCACGGAGATCTGCCCTCGCTGACGGACACGTTCGAGCAGGTGatcgaggagctgctggaggtggaagggGAAGCGGCGCAGCTGGGACAGGCGGCCGAGAAGAGCcaaggtggcggcggcggcggcggcccgtCCTCCATGGCCACGGCGGACACCAAGGATGTCGACCTGTACAGCTCGCGCGTGATGCTCAGCAACCAAGTGCCTTTGGAGCCGCCGTTGCTCTTTCTCCTGGAGGAATACAAAAACTATCTGGATGCCGCCAACATGTCCATGAGGGTGCGGCGACACTCCGACCCCTCGCGACGCGGCGAGCTCAGCGTGTGTGACAGTATTAGCCAGTGGGTGACCGCTGTGGACAAAAAGACGGCGATAGACATGTCTGGGCAGACAGTTACCGTCATGGAGAAGGTCCCTGTCAACAATGGCCAACTGAAGCAATACTTTTACGAGACCAAATGCAACCCCATGGGGTACACGAAGGACGGCTGCAGGGGAATAGACAAGAGGCATTATAATTCCCAATGCAGGACAACCCAGTCCTACGTGCGAGCGCTCACCATGGATAGCAAAAAGAAGATTGGCTGGCGGTTTATAAGGATAGACACTTCGTGTGTATGCACATTGACCATAAAAAGAGGGAGATAG
- the bdnf gene encoding brain-derived neurotrophic factor isoform X3, with protein sequence MFHQVRRVMTILFLTMVISYFSCMRAAPLRDTPGMRGHRTEGYLGAAATAARGHGTPQSGGGPGQHGDLPSLTDTFEQVIEELLEVEGEAAQLGQAAEKSQGGGGGGGPSSMATADTKDVDLYSSRVMLSNQVPLEPPLLFLLEEYKNYLDAANMSMRVRRHSDPSRRGELSVCDSISQWVTAVDKKTAIDMSGQTVTVMEKVPVNNGQLKQYFYETKCNPMGYTKDGCRGIDKRHYNSQCRTTQSYVRALTMDSKKKIGWRFIRIDTSCVCTLTIKRGR encoded by the coding sequence TTCCACCAGGTTAGAAGAGTGATGACCATCCTGTTCCTTACTATGGTTATTTCATACTTCAGTTGCATGAGAGCTGCGCCCCTGAGAGACACCCCGGGCATGCGGGGCCATCGGACGGAAGGCTACCTGGGCGCCGCTGCCACGGCAGCGCGGGGCCACGGGACTCCACAGAGCGGTGGCGGGCCGGGCCAGCACGGAGATCTGCCCTCGCTGACGGACACGTTCGAGCAGGTGatcgaggagctgctggaggtggaagggGAAGCGGCGCAGCTGGGACAGGCGGCCGAGAAGAGCcaaggtggcggcggcggcggcggcccgtCCTCCATGGCCACGGCGGACACCAAGGATGTCGACCTGTACAGCTCGCGCGTGATGCTCAGCAACCAAGTGCCTTTGGAGCCGCCGTTGCTCTTTCTCCTGGAGGAATACAAAAACTATCTGGATGCCGCCAACATGTCCATGAGGGTGCGGCGACACTCCGACCCCTCGCGACGCGGCGAGCTCAGCGTGTGTGACAGTATTAGCCAGTGGGTGACCGCTGTGGACAAAAAGACGGCGATAGACATGTCTGGGCAGACAGTTACCGTCATGGAGAAGGTCCCTGTCAACAATGGCCAACTGAAGCAATACTTTTACGAGACCAAATGCAACCCCATGGGGTACACGAAGGACGGCTGCAGGGGAATAGACAAGAGGCATTATAATTCCCAATGCAGGACAACCCAGTCCTACGTGCGAGCGCTCACCATGGATAGCAAAAAGAAGATTGGCTGGCGGTTTATAAGGATAGACACTTCGTGTGTATGCACATTGACCATAAAAAGAGGGAGATAG
- the bdnf gene encoding brain-derived neurotrophic factor isoform X1, with protein MSDEADVDRACVRGGCLAFLGSGYAGTVREFHQVRRVMTILFLTMVISYFSCMRAAPLRDTPGMRGHRTEGYLGAAATAARGHGTPQSGGGPGQHGDLPSLTDTFEQVIEELLEVEGEAAQLGQAAEKSQGGGGGGGPSSMATADTKDVDLYSSRVMLSNQVPLEPPLLFLLEEYKNYLDAANMSMRVRRHSDPSRRGELSVCDSISQWVTAVDKKTAIDMSGQTVTVMEKVPVNNGQLKQYFYETKCNPMGYTKDGCRGIDKRHYNSQCRTTQSYVRALTMDSKKKIGWRFIRIDTSCVCTLTIKRGR; from the coding sequence TTCCACCAGGTTAGAAGAGTGATGACCATCCTGTTCCTTACTATGGTTATTTCATACTTCAGTTGCATGAGAGCTGCGCCCCTGAGAGACACCCCGGGCATGCGGGGCCATCGGACGGAAGGCTACCTGGGCGCCGCTGCCACGGCAGCGCGGGGCCACGGGACTCCACAGAGCGGTGGCGGGCCGGGCCAGCACGGAGATCTGCCCTCGCTGACGGACACGTTCGAGCAGGTGatcgaggagctgctggaggtggaagggGAAGCGGCGCAGCTGGGACAGGCGGCCGAGAAGAGCcaaggtggcggcggcggcggcggcccgtCCTCCATGGCCACGGCGGACACCAAGGATGTCGACCTGTACAGCTCGCGCGTGATGCTCAGCAACCAAGTGCCTTTGGAGCCGCCGTTGCTCTTTCTCCTGGAGGAATACAAAAACTATCTGGATGCCGCCAACATGTCCATGAGGGTGCGGCGACACTCCGACCCCTCGCGACGCGGCGAGCTCAGCGTGTGTGACAGTATTAGCCAGTGGGTGACCGCTGTGGACAAAAAGACGGCGATAGACATGTCTGGGCAGACAGTTACCGTCATGGAGAAGGTCCCTGTCAACAATGGCCAACTGAAGCAATACTTTTACGAGACCAAATGCAACCCCATGGGGTACACGAAGGACGGCTGCAGGGGAATAGACAAGAGGCATTATAATTCCCAATGCAGGACAACCCAGTCCTACGTGCGAGCGCTCACCATGGATAGCAAAAAGAAGATTGGCTGGCGGTTTATAAGGATAGACACTTCGTGTGTATGCACATTGACCATAAAAAGAGGGAGATAG
- the bdnf gene encoding brain-derived neurotrophic factor isoform X4: MTILFLTMVISYFSCMRAAPLRDTPGMRGHRTEGYLGAAATAARGHGTPQSGGGPGQHGDLPSLTDTFEQVIEELLEVEGEAAQLGQAAEKSQGGGGGGGPSSMATADTKDVDLYSSRVMLSNQVPLEPPLLFLLEEYKNYLDAANMSMRVRRHSDPSRRGELSVCDSISQWVTAVDKKTAIDMSGQTVTVMEKVPVNNGQLKQYFYETKCNPMGYTKDGCRGIDKRHYNSQCRTTQSYVRALTMDSKKKIGWRFIRIDTSCVCTLTIKRGR; the protein is encoded by the coding sequence ATGACCATCCTGTTCCTTACTATGGTTATTTCATACTTCAGTTGCATGAGAGCTGCGCCCCTGAGAGACACCCCGGGCATGCGGGGCCATCGGACGGAAGGCTACCTGGGCGCCGCTGCCACGGCAGCGCGGGGCCACGGGACTCCACAGAGCGGTGGCGGGCCGGGCCAGCACGGAGATCTGCCCTCGCTGACGGACACGTTCGAGCAGGTGatcgaggagctgctggaggtggaagggGAAGCGGCGCAGCTGGGACAGGCGGCCGAGAAGAGCcaaggtggcggcggcggcggcggcccgtCCTCCATGGCCACGGCGGACACCAAGGATGTCGACCTGTACAGCTCGCGCGTGATGCTCAGCAACCAAGTGCCTTTGGAGCCGCCGTTGCTCTTTCTCCTGGAGGAATACAAAAACTATCTGGATGCCGCCAACATGTCCATGAGGGTGCGGCGACACTCCGACCCCTCGCGACGCGGCGAGCTCAGCGTGTGTGACAGTATTAGCCAGTGGGTGACCGCTGTGGACAAAAAGACGGCGATAGACATGTCTGGGCAGACAGTTACCGTCATGGAGAAGGTCCCTGTCAACAATGGCCAACTGAAGCAATACTTTTACGAGACCAAATGCAACCCCATGGGGTACACGAAGGACGGCTGCAGGGGAATAGACAAGAGGCATTATAATTCCCAATGCAGGACAACCCAGTCCTACGTGCGAGCGCTCACCATGGATAGCAAAAAGAAGATTGGCTGGCGGTTTATAAGGATAGACACTTCGTGTGTATGCACATTGACCATAAAAAGAGGGAGATAG